A genomic segment from Barrientosiimonas humi encodes:
- a CDS encoding GNAT family N-acetyltransferase — MPDVQIVPVDALSEDPEQRRLLTGLVGAHTAASRAVFGDEHSGWTEAELRGKRAVPGYRFVDRVALDGGDVVGMTALAMPSQDNLSLAFLMLTVRPERRREGIGSMLLDDALASARAAGRTVVQADTEWVAGAQDESGQFFAAPRGFVDAQTTVRSAMPLPADAELLRAYAGGDGVEDAAAFTVETAWDLPPQEWLADLAVLEQRMSTDAPLGETSFEEEVWDVARVERNYRWAADAGRRSLTAVARDGSTGGLVAFTVLQVPGHEPTLAYQHDTLVLREARGNRLGLRVKAAAALELQQALPQVTRVRTWNADDNRHMLAVNTELGYRPEGYLRVWERRLH; from the coding sequence ATGCCTGACGTACAGATCGTGCCGGTCGACGCCCTGTCCGAGGACCCCGAGCAGCGCCGGCTGCTGACGGGCCTGGTGGGGGCGCACACCGCGGCCTCCCGGGCGGTCTTCGGCGACGAGCACAGCGGGTGGACCGAGGCCGAGCTGCGGGGCAAGCGCGCCGTGCCGGGCTATCGCTTCGTCGACCGTGTCGCGCTCGACGGCGGCGACGTCGTCGGGATGACCGCGCTCGCGATGCCGTCGCAGGACAACCTGTCGCTGGCCTTCCTGATGCTCACGGTGCGGCCGGAACGGCGGCGCGAGGGCATCGGGTCGATGCTGCTCGACGACGCGCTCGCGTCGGCACGGGCGGCAGGCCGTACGGTCGTGCAGGCCGACACCGAATGGGTCGCCGGGGCGCAGGACGAGTCCGGCCAGTTCTTCGCTGCGCCAAGGGGATTCGTCGACGCGCAGACGACGGTGCGCAGCGCGATGCCGCTGCCCGCGGACGCCGAGCTGCTCCGGGCGTACGCCGGTGGGGACGGGGTCGAGGACGCCGCCGCCTTCACCGTCGAGACGGCGTGGGACCTGCCGCCGCAGGAGTGGCTGGCCGACCTCGCGGTGCTGGAGCAGCGGATGAGCACCGACGCCCCGCTCGGGGAGACCAGCTTCGAGGAGGAGGTCTGGGACGTCGCCCGCGTCGAGCGCAACTACCGCTGGGCGGCCGACGCCGGCCGGCGCTCGCTGACCGCCGTCGCGCGCGACGGGTCGACCGGCGGGCTGGTCGCGTTCACGGTGCTGCAGGTGCCCGGGCACGAGCCGACCCTGGCCTACCAGCACGACACGCTCGTGCTGCGCGAGGCGAGGGGCAACCGGCTGGGGTTGCGGGTCAAGGCGGCCGCGGCCCTGGAGCTGCAGCAGGCGCTGCCGCAGGTGACCCGGGTGCGCACCTGGAACGCCGACGACAACCGGCACATGCTCGCGGTGAACACCGAGCTGGGATACCGCCCGGAGGGCTACCTGCGGGTGTGGGAGCGGCGGCTGCACTAG
- a CDS encoding glycine--tRNA ligase, with product MLTVQDALIRLQKFWTDRGCMVVQPFNTEVGAGTMNPATVMRVLGPEPWRVAYVEPSVRPDDSRYGENPNRLQTHTQFQVILKPDPGNPQELYLESLEALGIDIRAHDVRFVEDNWQQPAIGAWGLGWEVWLDGMEVTQFTYFQQVGGQNLDPVSVELTYGIERIMMAQQGVSHFKDMQYAPGLTYGEVFGQSEYEMSRYYLDDADIGANQDLFEHYTTEAQRLIDARLPVPAWTYVLKSSHAFNVLDARGAVSTTERAKSFSLMRRLAREVGQLWVERREELDFPLLKADLGQIQVGSAVMPPRPEEPEAPEAASLPTDAQDFALEIGVEELPPHVVGQAIDQVRQALTDGLAATRLTHGAIEVVGTPRRIVATVAGLSAREPDAETLRKGPKVSAAYDGEGNPTKAGEGFARGQKVAVEDLERAEFDGVEHVAVRISEQGRDVLEVMSALVADVVGSLRADKNMRWSDPQLSYSRPIRWLVALWGETVVPAQVSGLRAGRTTYVRRTDATPLVRVDDAAGLRNTLETHGLVLDPAKRRELVVEQATELARGVGGTVDVEAEAALVDEITNLVEEPRGILGSFGPKYLELPEQILTTVMRKHQRYLPVRDESGALMPHFVTMTNGEVDEDLVRAGNESVLRARYEDAAFFFDSDLKVPLADLRSGISKLTFEDRIGSMADRADRIRDVATALAADVELDADERSTLARAGELAKFDLSSQMVVELSSLAGTMAREYASRAGEPAAVAEALWQMELPRSTGDALPDSTPGALLALADRFDLLAAMFAIGAKPTGSSDPFALRRAALGVVNILRAQPALASITVERGLTAAADRLKQQGVDVSDESVESATEFVVGRFGQALRDEGVPVGLVNAVQALADAPGTAEQALRDIQQLAGDPQLAPTVEAVQRITRIVPAETAPTYDRALLASDAEDALAVYVEELPDHARDGLPAWLPDAHRLVAPLTTFFDDVLVMDPDEQVRAARLGLLQTIVDRAPAGIDWKALDSAL from the coding sequence GTGCTGACAGTGCAAGACGCCCTCATCCGCCTGCAGAAGTTCTGGACCGACCGCGGCTGCATGGTCGTGCAGCCGTTCAACACCGAGGTGGGCGCCGGCACGATGAACCCGGCCACCGTCATGCGGGTGCTGGGTCCCGAGCCCTGGCGGGTGGCGTACGTCGAGCCGTCGGTGCGACCCGACGACAGCCGCTACGGCGAGAACCCGAACCGACTGCAGACGCACACCCAGTTCCAGGTGATCCTCAAGCCCGACCCGGGCAACCCGCAGGAGCTCTACCTGGAGTCGCTCGAGGCGCTCGGCATCGACATCCGCGCGCACGACGTGCGCTTCGTCGAGGACAACTGGCAGCAGCCGGCGATCGGCGCGTGGGGGCTCGGCTGGGAGGTCTGGCTCGACGGCATGGAGGTCACCCAGTTCACCTACTTCCAGCAGGTGGGCGGGCAGAACCTCGACCCGGTGAGCGTCGAGCTCACCTACGGCATCGAGCGGATCATGATGGCCCAGCAGGGCGTCAGCCACTTCAAGGACATGCAGTACGCCCCCGGCCTCACCTATGGCGAGGTGTTCGGGCAGAGCGAGTACGAGATGTCGCGCTACTACCTCGACGACGCCGACATCGGTGCCAACCAGGACCTGTTCGAGCACTACACGACCGAGGCCCAGCGGCTGATCGACGCCCGGCTGCCGGTGCCGGCGTGGACGTACGTGCTGAAGAGCTCGCACGCGTTCAACGTGCTCGACGCACGCGGCGCGGTGTCCACGACCGAGCGGGCCAAGTCGTTCTCGCTCATGCGCCGGCTGGCCCGCGAGGTCGGGCAGCTGTGGGTCGAGCGGCGCGAGGAGCTGGACTTCCCGCTGCTCAAGGCCGACCTCGGCCAGATCCAGGTCGGGTCGGCCGTCATGCCGCCGCGGCCGGAGGAGCCCGAGGCGCCCGAGGCCGCCTCGCTGCCCACCGACGCGCAGGACTTCGCGCTCGAGATCGGCGTCGAGGAGCTGCCGCCGCACGTCGTCGGGCAGGCCATCGACCAGGTGCGCCAGGCGCTCACCGACGGGCTGGCCGCCACCCGCCTCACGCACGGCGCGATCGAGGTCGTCGGCACGCCGCGGCGCATCGTCGCGACCGTCGCGGGGCTGTCGGCGCGCGAGCCCGACGCGGAGACGCTGCGCAAGGGCCCGAAGGTGAGCGCGGCGTACGACGGCGAGGGCAACCCGACCAAGGCCGGCGAGGGCTTCGCCCGCGGGCAGAAGGTCGCCGTCGAAGACCTGGAGCGGGCCGAGTTCGACGGGGTCGAGCACGTCGCCGTGCGCATCAGCGAGCAGGGACGCGACGTGCTCGAGGTGATGTCGGCGCTGGTCGCCGACGTCGTCGGGTCGCTGCGCGCCGACAAGAACATGCGGTGGAGCGACCCGCAGCTGAGCTACAGCCGCCCGATCCGGTGGCTGGTGGCGCTGTGGGGCGAGACCGTCGTGCCCGCGCAGGTGTCGGGTCTGCGCGCGGGGCGGACGACGTACGTCCGGCGCACCGACGCCACGCCGCTGGTCCGCGTCGACGACGCGGCCGGTCTGCGCAACACCCTCGAGACGCACGGGCTGGTGCTCGACCCGGCGAAGCGCCGCGAGCTGGTCGTCGAGCAGGCCACCGAGCTGGCCCGCGGCGTCGGCGGCACCGTCGACGTCGAGGCCGAGGCGGCGCTGGTCGACGAGATCACCAACCTCGTCGAGGAGCCGCGCGGCATCCTCGGGTCGTTCGGTCCGAAGTACCTCGAGCTGCCCGAGCAGATCCTCACGACCGTGATGCGCAAGCACCAGCGATACCTCCCGGTGCGCGACGAGTCCGGCGCGCTCATGCCGCACTTCGTCACCATGACCAACGGCGAGGTCGACGAGGACCTGGTGCGCGCCGGCAACGAGTCGGTGCTGCGCGCGCGATACGAGGACGCCGCGTTCTTCTTCGACAGCGACCTCAAGGTGCCGCTCGCCGACCTGCGGTCGGGCATCTCCAAGCTGACCTTCGAGGACCGCATCGGGTCGATGGCCGACCGGGCCGACCGCATCCGCGACGTGGCCACCGCGCTCGCCGCCGACGTCGAGCTGGACGCCGACGAGCGGTCGACCCTGGCACGCGCGGGGGAGCTCGCGAAGTTCGACCTGTCGTCGCAGATGGTGGTCGAGCTGTCGTCGCTCGCCGGCACGATGGCCCGCGAATATGCCTCTCGCGCAGGCGAACCCGCCGCCGTGGCCGAAGCGCTGTGGCAGATGGAGCTGCCCCGCTCGACCGGCGACGCCCTGCCTGACTCCACGCCGGGCGCGCTCCTGGCGCTCGCCGACCGCTTCGACCTGCTGGCCGCGATGTTCGCGATCGGCGCCAAGCCCACCGGGTCGTCCGACCCGTTCGCCCTGCGGCGGGCGGCGCTGGGCGTCGTCAACATCCTGCGTGCGCAGCCGGCGCTGGCGTCGATCACCGTCGAGCGCGGACTGACCGCCGCCGCTGACCGCCTCAAGCAGCAGGGCGTCGACGTCAGCGACGAATCCGTCGAGAGCGCAACGGAGTTCGTGGTCGGCCGGTTCGGGCAGGCGCTGCGCGACGAGGGCGTGCCCGTGGGGCTCGTCAACGCCGTGCAGGCGCTCGCCGACGCTCCCGGCACCGCCGAGCAGGCGCTGCGCGACATCCAGCAGCTGGCCGGCGACCCGCAGCTGGCGCCGACCGTCGAGGCCGTGCAGCGGATCACCCGCATCGTGCCCGCGGAGACCGCGCCGACGTACGACCGGGCGCTGCTGGCCTCCGACGCCGAGGACGCCCTCGCGGTCTACGTCGAGGAGCTGCCCGACCACGCCCGCGACGGGCTCCCGGCGTGGCTGCCCGACGCGCACCGGCTGGTCGCGCCGCTCACGACGTTCTTCGACGACGTGCTGGTGATGGACCCCGACGAGCAGGTGCGGGCCGCGCGGCTCGGGCTCCTGCAGACCATCGTCGACCGGGCGCCGGCCGGCATCGACTGGAAGGCGCTCGACTCGGCGCTCTAG
- a CDS encoding DUF6328 family protein, producing MPEQQPPLPPPDDTGLVGGRRETANERLDRNWIELLQELRVAQTGVQILMGFLLIVPFQSRFADLDDLTRVAYILAVSFAGLTVALLIAPVSAHRMLFRRREKDVLVDAGDRVAKLGLGTLAVTIVLVIFLVFSVVLGQTAAWVAAVVAAATFAGTWVLFPFFAARAARRRRATS from the coding sequence ATGCCCGAGCAGCAGCCGCCCCTTCCACCCCCGGACGACACCGGTCTGGTCGGCGGGCGCCGCGAGACCGCGAACGAGCGGCTCGACCGCAACTGGATCGAGCTGCTGCAGGAGCTGCGGGTCGCCCAGACCGGCGTGCAGATCCTGATGGGCTTCCTGCTGATCGTGCCGTTCCAGTCCCGCTTCGCCGACCTCGACGACCTCACCCGGGTGGCCTACATCCTGGCCGTCAGCTTCGCCGGGCTCACCGTGGCGCTGCTCATCGCGCCGGTCAGCGCCCACCGGATGCTGTTCCGCCGCCGCGAGAAGGACGTGCTGGTCGACGCCGGCGACCGGGTCGCCAAGCTCGGCCTCGGGACCCTGGCGGTCACCATCGTGCTGGTGATCTTCCTGGTGTTCAGCGTGGTGCTGGGCCAGACCGCCGCCTGGGTCGCCGCGGTCGTGGCCGCCGCGACCTTCGCCGGCACCTGGGTGCTGTTCCCGTTCTTCGCCGCCCGCGCCGCCCGCCGACGGCGCGCGACGAGCTGA
- a CDS encoding cystathionine gamma-synthase has product MTDQTSRQGFSTRAIHAGQEPDPRTGAVVPAIYQTSTYKQDGVGGFREGYEYSRSANPTRTALEECIADLESGARGFAFASGLAGEDAIMRGLLGPGDHMVVPTDAYGGTYRLVAKVQQRWGVDHSLAKVSQPDAIRGEIRPGVTKMIWLETPTNPLLGIADIAAIAEIAHEAGALLVVDNTFASPYLQQPIALGADIVVHSTTKYVGGHSDVVGGAVVVAPQIAVPEYADAAERIAFHQNSMGGVAGPMDSWLTLRGLKTLAVRMERHCDNAERVVEFLRSRSDVTHVNYPGLDSHPGHDVAAKQMRRFGGMVSFQVEGGEQRALDIVGSTKLWILGESLGGVESLIEHPGRMTHASVAGTELEVPSDLIRLSVGIEDVDDLVADLEQAMG; this is encoded by the coding sequence ATGACCGACCAGACCTCCCGTCAGGGCTTCTCCACCCGCGCCATCCATGCGGGGCAGGAGCCCGACCCGCGCACCGGCGCCGTCGTGCCGGCGATCTACCAGACGTCGACGTACAAGCAGGACGGTGTCGGCGGCTTCCGCGAGGGGTATGAGTACTCCCGCTCGGCGAACCCCACGCGCACCGCGCTCGAGGAGTGCATCGCCGACCTCGAAAGCGGGGCAAGGGGATTCGCGTTCGCGTCGGGTCTGGCGGGCGAGGACGCGATCATGCGCGGGCTGCTCGGGCCGGGTGACCACATGGTGGTGCCGACCGACGCGTACGGCGGCACCTACCGCCTGGTCGCCAAGGTGCAGCAGCGCTGGGGCGTCGACCACAGCCTCGCGAAGGTCTCCCAGCCCGACGCGATCCGCGGCGAGATCCGCCCCGGCGTGACGAAGATGATCTGGCTCGAGACGCCCACCAACCCGCTGCTCGGCATCGCCGACATCGCCGCCATCGCCGAGATCGCGCACGAGGCCGGGGCGCTGCTGGTCGTCGACAACACCTTCGCCTCGCCCTACCTGCAGCAGCCGATCGCGCTGGGCGCCGACATCGTCGTGCACTCCACCACGAAGTACGTCGGTGGCCACTCCGACGTCGTCGGCGGCGCGGTCGTGGTCGCACCGCAGATCGCCGTCCCGGAGTACGCCGACGCGGCCGAGCGCATCGCGTTCCACCAGAACTCCATGGGCGGCGTCGCCGGCCCGATGGACTCCTGGCTCACCCTGCGCGGGCTGAAGACGCTCGCCGTGCGCATGGAGCGGCACTGCGACAACGCCGAGCGGGTCGTCGAGTTCCTGCGCAGCCGCAGCGACGTCACGCACGTGAACTACCCCGGGCTCGACTCCCACCCGGGCCACGACGTCGCCGCGAAGCAGATGCGCCGGTTCGGCGGCATGGTCAGTTTCCAGGTCGAGGGTGGCGAGCAGCGCGCGCTGGACATCGTCGGCTCCACCAAGCTGTGGATCCTGGGGGAGTCGCTCGGGGGCGTCGAGTCGCTCATCGAGCACCCGGGCCGGATGACCCACGCGAGCGTCGCGGGCACCGAGCTGGAGGTCCCGAGCGACCTGATCCGGCTCTCGGTCGGCATCGAGGACGTCGACGACCTCGTCGCCGACCTCGAGCAGGCCATGGGCTGA
- a CDS encoding class I SAM-dependent methyltransferase: MPSPAVPEYADLAPLLLDPERLVRAVAGGALRGSEPPAYHRVELRYVDLKAGRRLQVQRFDATQAHTSNHDAEAATGEVEGLLSQAYGHWHVETTGGDHAVRVNKKGRAVVQRSRAATATVDRSHDRAKRRWLAEDDPVFAALGIATADGTIKPSRRDKFTQVQDFLATLEPVLDAAVAAAGDGPLRVVDLGCGNAYLTFAAYRYLREVRGLDVHVTGVDSKAQSREHNSLVAENLGAATDLTFVQGMIGETELDQEPHLVMALHACDTATDDALAQAVRWAAPVVVAAPCCHHDLQRQLDAQTVPGPYALLTRHGILRERMADVLTDGLRAALLRQQGYRTEVIEFVDSKHTPRNAIIRAVRTGSAATADDRQAYADLCRQWGVTPRLESALGPLSSP, from the coding sequence GTGCCCTCCCCCGCCGTCCCTGAGTACGCCGACCTCGCCCCGCTCCTGCTCGACCCCGAGCGTCTGGTGCGGGCGGTCGCCGGTGGCGCCCTGCGCGGGTCCGAGCCGCCGGCCTACCACCGGGTCGAGCTGCGCTACGTCGACCTCAAGGCCGGCCGCCGGCTGCAGGTGCAGCGCTTCGACGCGACGCAGGCGCACACCAGCAACCACGACGCCGAGGCCGCGACCGGCGAGGTCGAGGGCCTGCTGAGCCAGGCGTACGGCCACTGGCACGTGGAGACCACCGGCGGCGACCACGCGGTCCGGGTCAACAAGAAGGGGCGCGCGGTCGTGCAGCGATCCAGGGCCGCGACCGCCACCGTCGACCGCAGCCACGACCGCGCCAAGCGGCGCTGGCTCGCCGAGGACGACCCGGTGTTCGCCGCGCTCGGCATCGCCACCGCCGACGGCACGATCAAGCCGTCGCGCCGCGACAAGTTCACCCAGGTGCAGGACTTCCTCGCCACGCTCGAGCCGGTGCTCGACGCCGCCGTGGCCGCCGCGGGCGACGGCCCGCTGCGGGTGGTCGACCTCGGCTGCGGCAACGCCTACCTCACGTTCGCGGCCTACCGATATCTGCGCGAGGTGCGCGGCCTTGACGTGCACGTCACCGGCGTCGACAGCAAGGCGCAGTCGCGTGAGCACAACTCGCTCGTCGCCGAGAACCTCGGCGCCGCAACGGATCTCACGTTCGTCCAGGGGATGATCGGCGAGACCGAGCTGGACCAGGAGCCGCACCTGGTGATGGCGCTGCACGCGTGCGACACCGCGACCGACGACGCCCTCGCCCAGGCGGTGCGGTGGGCGGCGCCCGTGGTCGTGGCGGCGCCGTGCTGCCACCACGACCTGCAACGCCAGCTCGACGCGCAGACGGTCCCCGGGCCGTACGCCCTGCTCACCCGGCACGGCATCCTGCGCGAGCGGATGGCCGACGTGCTCACCGACGGGCTGCGCGCGGCGCTGCTGCGCCAGCAGGGGTACCGCACCGAGGTCATCGAGTTCGTCGACAGCAAGCACACCCCGCGCAACGCGATCATCCGCGCGGTGCGCACCGGCTCGGCCGCCACCGCGGACGACCGGCAGGCGTACGCCGACCTGTGCCGGCAGTGGGGCGTCACCCCTCGCCTGGAGTCCGCGCTCGGTCCGCTCAGCTCCCCCTGA
- a CDS encoding lamin tail domain-containing protein, translating to MRRFVAALAAACALTVSVSANSTAEAALPPVKFGTFVADPAGADLPISTTKLNAEFIRLTNTTTRSIVMTGYTVRDNGDAHIYRFPSGYTIGSKRTVTLHTGTGRNTSTDLYWGRTSQYVWNNTGDTARLLSPTGRLVHSCTYTQVASGTKYC from the coding sequence ATGCGTCGCTTCGTCGCTGCGCTGGCTGCTGCCTGCGCGCTCACCGTCTCCGTCTCGGCCAACTCCACGGCCGAGGCGGCTCTCCCGCCGGTCAAGTTCGGCACCTTCGTGGCCGACCCGGCCGGCGCCGACCTCCCGATCAGCACCACCAAGCTGAACGCGGAGTTCATCCGGCTGACCAACACCACGACCCGGTCGATCGTCATGACCGGCTACACCGTGCGCGACAACGGCGACGCACACATCTACCGGTTCCCCAGCGGCTACACGATCGGCTCCAAGCGCACCGTGACCCTGCACACCGGCACGGGCCGCAACACCAGCACCGACCTCTACTGGGGCCGCACCTCGCAGTACGTCTGGAACAACACCGGCGACACGGCTCGGCTGCTCAGCCCGACCGGCCGCCTGGTGCACAGCTGCACCTACACCCAGGTCGCCAGCGGCACGAAGTACTGCTGA
- a CDS encoding alpha/beta fold hydrolase: MDSFAAARFLGRVALATVAAGGLAACGSGDDRPAAGSASGPATAASSPATGPPASPSTSAPSLACLPGGRSLPGAHGTNATVTGRGATAVVFVNTADGTACDWADYAKTLVEDGTTVVAYDYATPDGPLADRQRELRGVVAGARAQGADRVVVIGGSRGGCLGLIEAASSADIDAVGVLSCAKVWNRGDPTALAGYLPKVRQPVLSVVAAQDPDVPESEVRADAAALPRASVLVVPGDEHGVPLLTQPRVTAQLTALVRGS; this comes from the coding sequence ATGGACTCCTTCGCAGCAGCACGGTTCCTCGGTCGGGTCGCCCTGGCGACGGTCGCGGCGGGCGGCCTCGCGGCCTGCGGGTCGGGTGACGACCGCCCCGCCGCGGGGTCGGCCTCCGGGCCCGCGACCGCCGCTTCCTCCCCGGCGACAGGCCCGCCTGCCTCCCCGTCGACCTCTGCGCCGTCCCTGGCCTGCCTGCCCGGCGGCCGGTCGCTCCCGGGCGCGCACGGCACCAACGCCACCGTGACCGGCCGGGGCGCCACCGCGGTGGTCTTCGTCAACACGGCCGACGGGACCGCCTGCGACTGGGCCGACTACGCCAAGACCCTGGTCGAGGACGGCACCACCGTCGTGGCGTACGACTACGCGACGCCGGACGGTCCGCTCGCCGACCGGCAGCGGGAGCTGCGCGGCGTCGTGGCCGGGGCCAGGGCGCAGGGCGCCGATCGCGTCGTCGTGATCGGCGGGTCCCGCGGCGGGTGCCTGGGACTGATCGAGGCGGCCTCGTCCGCGGACATCGACGCCGTGGGCGTGCTGAGCTGCGCGAAGGTGTGGAACCGGGGCGACCCGACGGCCCTCGCGGGCTATCTGCCGAAGGTGCGCCAGCCGGTGCTGTCGGTGGTGGCGGCGCAGGACCCCGACGTGCCCGAGTCGGAGGTGCGGGCCGATGCCGCGGCGCTGCCGCGCGCGAGCGTGCTCGTCGTCCCGGGGGACGAGCACGGCGTGCCGCTGCTGACGCAGCCGAGGGTGACCGCGCAGCTCACGGCACTCGTCAGGGGGAGCTGA
- a CDS encoding CBS domain-containing protein produces the protein MATARDLMTSPAEFLQESDSLTVAAQALKTSNVGSMPVKDDNGKVVGVVTDRDIVVKSVAEGANPDDARVADVASSTVVTVSADDDAQAVMQALSDNQVRRLPVLDGEELVGVISQADVARELSAEQTGDVVRAISQG, from the coding sequence ATGGCAACCGCTCGTGACCTCATGACCAGCCCCGCCGAGTTCCTGCAGGAGAGCGACTCGCTCACCGTCGCCGCGCAGGCGCTGAAGACCAGCAACGTCGGCTCGATGCCGGTGAAGGACGACAACGGCAAGGTGGTCGGCGTCGTCACCGACCGCGACATCGTGGTCAAGAGCGTCGCCGAGGGCGCCAACCCCGACGACGCGCGGGTGGCCGACGTCGCCAGCAGCACCGTGGTCACCGTGTCGGCCGACGACGACGCCCAGGCGGTCATGCAGGCGCTGTCGGACAACCAGGTGCGCCGCCTCCCCGTGCTCGACGGCGAGGAGCTGGTCGGCGTGATCAGCCAGGCCGACGTCGCCCGCGAGCTGAGCGCCGAGCAGACCGGCGACGTGGTGCGCGCGATCTCGCAGGGCTGA
- the msrA gene encoding peptide-methionine (S)-S-oxide reductase MsrA produces MIFGLGRSTQMVSPDEALPGRPDPLPGIPDTHEVLGTSMHGPWPDGTEVMYVAMGCFWGAERIFWQQPGVVTTAAGYMGGYTPNPTYEETCTGRTGHTEAVLVAYDPSRTDAETLLKAFWENHDPTTANRQGNDVGTQYRSAIYWTTPGQQAAAEATREAFQQVLTDHGHGEISTELRPASEAGEFFYAEDYHQQYLHKNPGGYCNHGPNGLTCPTGLVRQDELPSQQSVRPAD; encoded by the coding sequence ATGATCTTCGGACTCGGCCGCAGCACGCAGATGGTGTCCCCCGACGAGGCCCTCCCGGGTCGTCCCGACCCGCTGCCCGGCATCCCCGACACGCACGAGGTGCTCGGCACGTCCATGCACGGACCGTGGCCCGACGGCACCGAGGTGATGTACGTCGCGATGGGCTGCTTCTGGGGTGCCGAGCGCATCTTCTGGCAGCAGCCGGGCGTGGTCACCACCGCCGCCGGCTACATGGGCGGCTACACGCCCAACCCGACGTACGAGGAGACCTGCACCGGTCGCACCGGCCACACCGAGGCCGTGCTCGTGGCGTACGACCCGAGCCGGACCGACGCCGAGACGCTGCTCAAGGCGTTCTGGGAGAACCACGACCCCACCACCGCCAACCGGCAGGGCAACGACGTCGGCACGCAGTACCGCTCGGCGATCTACTGGACCACCCCCGGCCAGCAGGCGGCGGCCGAGGCGACGCGCGAGGCGTTCCAGCAGGTGCTCACCGACCACGGCCACGGGGAGATCTCGACCGAGCTGCGCCCGGCGAGCGAGGCGGGCGAGTTCTTCTACGCCGAGGACTACCACCAGCAGTACCTCCACAAGAACCCCGGCGGCTACTGCAACCACGGCCCCAACGGCCTGACCTGCCCCACCGGTCTGGTGCGCCAGGACGAGCTGCCCAGCCAGCAGTCCGTCCGCCCCGCCGACTGA
- a CDS encoding DUF4185 domain-containing protein, with translation MNSAPGRRGRRRAARALGAGLVAALLASCGLVDGDRSGSSTPTDPNAYRMEPACGPAPAEFPVSAEIVNRVVSSNSTLPAWEAGDIGASARLSDNRLVWVFGDTVRGDDYIPKIVANSMLLSSGLCLSQVMTRFDQPIIPDVSEKVVHWPMSVARLDPAKIKDPAVPPGTSDILVVFTGRIERGTQNALDFRYLGFSATIFTVRRGEAPQRVLTLEITPDRTNQDQIHWGAAAMVDQGWYYVYGSRLPKGSFGRELYVGRAPVARPAVRSGWQFWDGKRWQSDLEKARPVLPASEGVSQTLSVSRTHGQYVVVSKKDGDLGDFVYTWSSRSPTGPWRGRKGVKAPYGVNQDELQYAPLGHPEIPLESGKLLVSISRNTTDLTKLLREPEQVGRPVFTEIEIPPL, from the coding sequence ATGAACAGCGCCCCCGGCCGGCGGGGCCGACGACGCGCGGCGCGCGCCCTCGGCGCCGGGTTGGTCGCCGCCCTGCTCGCGTCGTGCGGTCTGGTCGACGGCGACCGCAGCGGCAGCTCCACGCCGACCGACCCCAACGCCTACCGCATGGAGCCCGCGTGCGGCCCGGCACCCGCCGAGTTCCCGGTGAGCGCCGAGATCGTCAACCGCGTGGTCTCCAGCAACTCGACGCTGCCCGCGTGGGAGGCCGGCGACATCGGCGCGAGCGCCCGCCTCTCCGACAACCGGCTGGTGTGGGTGTTCGGCGACACCGTGCGCGGCGACGACTACATCCCCAAGATCGTCGCGAACTCGATGCTGCTGTCCTCGGGTCTGTGCCTCTCGCAGGTGATGACGCGGTTCGACCAGCCGATCATCCCCGACGTGTCCGAGAAGGTCGTCCACTGGCCGATGTCGGTCGCGCGGCTGGACCCCGCGAAGATCAAGGACCCCGCGGTGCCGCCCGGCACCAGCGACATCCTCGTGGTCTTCACCGGCCGCATCGAGCGCGGCACCCAGAACGCCCTGGACTTCCGCTACCTCGGCTTCTCCGCCACGATCTTCACGGTCCGGCGCGGCGAGGCGCCGCAGCGGGTGCTGACGCTGGAGATCACCCCCGACCGCACCAACCAGGACCAGATCCACTGGGGAGCGGCCGCGATGGTCGACCAGGGCTGGTACTACGTCTACGGCAGCCGCCTCCCGAAGGGTTCGTTCGGCCGCGAGCTGTACGTCGGTCGCGCCCCCGTGGCCCGCCCGGCCGTGCGCTCGGGCTGGCAGTTCTGGGACGGCAAGCGCTGGCAGTCCGACCTCGAGAAGGCCCGGCCGGTGCTCCCGGCCAGCGAGGGCGTGTCGCAGACGCTGTCGGTCAGCCGCACCCACGGGCAGTACGTCGTCGTCTCCAAGAAGGACGGCGACCTCGGCGACTTCGTCTACACCTGGTCCTCCCGCTCCCCCACCGGCCCGTGGCGCGGGCGCAAGGGCGTCAAGGCGCCGTACGGCGTCAACCAGGACGAGCTGCAGTACGCCCCGCTCGGCCACCCGGAGATCCCGCTGGAGTCGGGCAAGCTGCTGGTGTCGATCTCGCGCAACACGACCGACCTGACCAAGCTGCTGCGCGAGCCCGAGCAGGTCGGCCGCCCGGTCTTCACCGAGATCGAGATCCCGCCGCTGTGA